In one Sphingobium indicum B90A genomic region, the following are encoded:
- the nuoF gene encoding NADH-quinone oxidoreductase subunit NuoF has protein sequence MSDVIAPLADKDRIFTNVYGFQDWAIDAAMKRGDWDNTKKLLEIGQDEIIERIKASGLRGRGGAGFPTGMKWSFMPKESKDGRPSFLVINADESEPGSCKDREIIRHDPHKLIEGALVAGFAMRARAAYIYIRGEFIYEAKVLFAAVEQAYEKGFLGKNACGSGYDFDVFVHRGAGAYICGEETAQIESLEGKKGQPRLKPPFPAGAGLYGCPTTVNNVESIAVAPTILRRGSAWFSSFGRENNKGTKLFQISGHVNKPCVVEESMGISFKELIDRHCGGIRGGWDNLLAVIPGGSSVPLVPAAQIMDAPMDFDGLKALGSGLGTAAVIVMDKSTDIVRAISRLSYFYKHESCGQCTPCREGTGWMWRVMERLRSGDADQGEIDMLFQVTKQVEGHTICALGDAAAWPIQGLIRHFRPEIERRINENKGSAPVMEAAE, from the coding sequence ATGAGCGACGTCATCGCACCCCTTGCCGACAAGGATCGCATCTTCACCAACGTCTACGGTTTCCAGGACTGGGCCATCGACGCGGCGATGAAGCGCGGCGACTGGGACAATACCAAAAAGCTGCTGGAAATCGGCCAGGACGAGATCATCGAGCGCATCAAGGCGTCCGGCCTGCGCGGTCGCGGCGGCGCGGGCTTCCCGACCGGCATGAAGTGGAGCTTCATGCCCAAGGAAAGCAAGGACGGCCGTCCGAGCTTCCTGGTGATCAACGCCGACGAATCCGAGCCGGGTTCGTGCAAGGACCGCGAGATCATCCGCCACGATCCGCACAAGCTGATCGAGGGCGCGCTGGTCGCCGGTTTCGCGATGCGGGCGCGGGCCGCCTATATCTATATTCGCGGCGAGTTCATCTATGAGGCGAAAGTCCTCTTCGCTGCCGTCGAGCAGGCCTATGAAAAGGGCTTCCTGGGCAAGAACGCCTGCGGTTCCGGTTATGATTTCGACGTCTTCGTCCATCGCGGCGCGGGCGCCTATATCTGCGGCGAGGAAACCGCGCAGATCGAAAGCCTGGAAGGCAAGAAGGGCCAGCCGCGCCTGAAACCGCCTTTCCCGGCGGGGGCGGGCCTTTATGGCTGCCCGACCACGGTGAACAACGTCGAATCGATCGCGGTCGCGCCGACGATCCTGCGCCGTGGATCGGCGTGGTTCTCCAGCTTCGGGCGGGAGAACAACAAGGGCACCAAGCTGTTCCAGATCAGCGGCCATGTGAACAAGCCCTGCGTCGTCGAAGAGTCGATGGGCATCAGCTTCAAGGAACTGATCGACCGGCATTGCGGCGGCATTCGCGGCGGCTGGGACAATCTGCTGGCGGTGATCCCCGGCGGGTCGTCGGTGCCGCTGGTTCCAGCGGCGCAGATCATGGACGCGCCCATGGACTTCGATGGGTTGAAGGCGCTGGGTTCCGGCCTCGGCACCGCTGCCGTCATCGTCATGGACAAGTCGACGGACATCGTTCGCGCCATTTCGAGGCTCAGCTATTTCTACAAGCATGAAAGCTGCGGCCAGTGCACGCCTTGCCGCGAAGGCACCGGCTGGATGTGGCGCGTGATGGAGCGGCTGCGGTCGGGCGACGCCGACCAGGGCGAGATCGACATGCTGTTCCAGGTGACGAAGCAGGTCGAAGGCCACACCATCTGCGCGCTGGGCGACGCGGCGGCCTGGCCGATCCAGGGGCTGATCCGGCACTTCCGGCCTGAGATCGAGCGGCGGATCAATGAGAATAAGGGTAGCGCCCCCGTCATGGAGGCGGCGGAGTGA
- the nuoE gene encoding NADH-quinone oxidoreductase subunit NuoE, which yields MADAVHIPDEAETRARWGAFAWTAENAEQAKKVIARYPAGRQQSAVMPLLDLAQRQVGAETQTQGWLPVPVMEYIADQLEMPYMRVYEVATFYTMYNLAPVGRYHVQVCGTTPCMLRGSDDVFSACKNKGLVKGGTTPDGLFTLTEVECLGACANAPMVQINDDNFEDLTYDSMSAILDDLAVGKQPRIGPQIDRQTSCPEGGPTTLKEMVGENHDYRGEWA from the coding sequence ATGGCTGACGCAGTTCATATCCCGGACGAGGCCGAAACGCGCGCGCGCTGGGGCGCGTTCGCCTGGACGGCCGAAAATGCCGAGCAGGCGAAGAAGGTCATTGCCCGCTATCCCGCCGGGCGGCAGCAGTCGGCGGTGATGCCGTTGCTGGACCTCGCCCAGCGGCAGGTGGGGGCGGAGACGCAGACCCAGGGCTGGCTGCCGGTGCCGGTGATGGAATATATCGCCGACCAGCTCGAAATGCCGTACATGCGCGTTTACGAGGTCGCGACCTTCTACACCATGTACAACCTCGCGCCCGTGGGCCGCTATCATGTGCAGGTCTGCGGCACGACGCCCTGCATGCTGCGCGGATCGGACGATGTCTTCTCGGCCTGCAAGAACAAGGGCCTGGTGAAGGGCGGGACGACGCCCGACGGCCTGTTCACGCTGACCGAGGTCGAGTGCCTGGGCGCCTGCGCCAATGCGCCGATGGTGCAGATCAACGACGATAATTTCGAAGACCTGACCTATGACAGCATGAGCGCGATCCTGGACGATCTGGCCGTGGGCAAGCAGCCCAGGATCGGGCCGCAGATCGATCGGCAGACGAGTTGCCCGGAGGGCGGACCGACCACGCTCAAGGAGATGGTCGGTGAGAATCATGATTATCGGGGGGAGTGGGCGTGA
- a CDS encoding NADH-quinone oxidoreductase subunit D, which translates to MSDYLEKLDHVTDAADPSLGDTEIQNYTINFGPQHPAAHGVLRLVMELDGEIVERCDPHVGLLHRGTEKLIEHKTYLQALPYFDRLDYCSPMGMEHSYVLAVEKLLNLEVPIRAQYLRVFFAELTRIKNHMLNLGSHVMDVGAMTPNLWLFELREDCMNFYERASGARMHAAYFRPGGVHQDVPLKLLTDIADWLDTRLPRLFEDAISLVADNRIFKQRNVDIAVVSKEDALKWGFSGPMLRGSGIAWDLRKAQPYDVYDRMEFDIPVGTNFDCYDRFMVRVEEVRQSARIMKQCLAQMPEGPVLSLDTKVAPPKRGEMKRSMEALIHHFKLYTEGFHVPAGEVYVATESPKGEFGVYLVADGSNKPYRCKIRPTAFSHLQAMDFMMKGHMLADTTAVLGAMDIVFGECDR; encoded by the coding sequence ATGTCCGACTATCTGGAAAAGCTGGACCATGTGACCGACGCGGCGGACCCGTCGCTGGGCGATACGGAAATCCAGAACTACACGATCAACTTCGGCCCGCAGCATCCTGCCGCGCACGGCGTTCTGCGCCTGGTCATGGAGCTGGACGGCGAGATCGTCGAGCGCTGCGACCCGCATGTCGGCCTGCTGCATCGCGGCACGGAAAAGCTGATCGAGCACAAGACCTATTTGCAGGCGCTGCCCTATTTCGACCGGCTCGATTATTGCTCGCCCATGGGCATGGAGCACAGCTATGTGCTGGCGGTCGAAAAGCTGCTCAATCTGGAAGTGCCGATCCGCGCCCAATATCTGCGCGTGTTCTTCGCGGAACTGACCCGCATCAAGAACCACATGCTGAACCTGGGTTCGCATGTCATGGACGTCGGCGCGATGACGCCGAACCTGTGGCTGTTCGAGTTGCGCGAAGACTGCATGAACTTCTATGAGCGGGCGTCCGGCGCGCGCATGCATGCGGCCTATTTCCGGCCCGGCGGCGTTCATCAGGACGTGCCGCTGAAGCTGCTCACCGACATTGCCGACTGGCTCGACACCCGCCTGCCGCGCCTGTTCGAGGACGCGATCAGCCTGGTGGCCGACAATCGCATCTTCAAGCAACGCAATGTCGACATAGCCGTGGTCAGCAAGGAAGACGCGCTGAAATGGGGCTTTTCCGGACCGATGCTGCGCGGTTCGGGCATCGCCTGGGATCTTCGCAAGGCGCAGCCCTATGACGTCTACGATCGGATGGAATTCGACATTCCGGTCGGCACCAATTTCGACTGCTACGACCGCTTCATGGTCCGCGTCGAGGAAGTACGCCAGTCCGCCCGCATCATGAAGCAGTGCCTGGCGCAGATGCCGGAAGGTCCGGTGCTCTCGCTCGACACCAAGGTCGCGCCGCCCAAGCGCGGCGAAATGAAGCGCTCGATGGAAGCGCTGATCCACCACTTCAAGCTCTATACCGAGGGCTTCCACGTTCCGGCGGGCGAAGTCTATGTGGCCACCGAAAGCCCCAAGGGGGAGTTCGGCGTCTATCTGGTCGCGGACGGCTCCAACAAGCCCTATCGCTGCAAGATCCGGCCGACCGCCTTCAGCCACCTTCAGGCGATGGATTTCATGATGAAGGGCCACATGCTGGCCGACACAACCGCTGTCCTGGGCGCCATGGACATCGTGTTTGGAGAATGTGACCGCTAA
- a CDS encoding NADH-quinone oxidoreductase subunit C → MGHSAPRIATIDGIAQEIAGLLGSMLVDTVDHADELSFTVVREKLADAMVLLRDKAQYQQLMEIAGVDYPERPERFEVCYHLLSVTRNHRVRVKVSTDEDRPVPTVTHIWPVAGWLEREVFDMYGVIFEGNADLRRILTDYGFKGHPQRKDFPLTGYVEMWYSEEDKRVVYKPVKLAQDFRNFDFMSPWEGAQYALPGDEKAPQAPGAPTPVAAPLPAAGAAPKGEPKGDTPKVTEKTAETGAGEPANKEAAKPTEAKPVPEGARTSEGEAVVEPAHNPGSVKADQGQGAAKPEDKA, encoded by the coding sequence ATGGGTCATTCTGCTCCTAGGATCGCGACCATCGACGGGATCGCGCAGGAAATCGCCGGGCTGCTGGGATCGATGCTGGTCGACACCGTCGACCATGCCGATGAACTGAGCTTCACCGTGGTTCGCGAAAAGCTGGCCGACGCGATGGTCCTGCTGCGCGACAAGGCGCAATATCAGCAGCTTATGGAGATCGCCGGCGTCGATTATCCGGAACGCCCGGAGCGGTTCGAGGTCTGCTACCACCTGCTGAGCGTCACGCGGAACCACCGCGTCCGCGTGAAGGTGTCGACCGACGAGGACAGGCCCGTTCCCACCGTCACGCACATCTGGCCGGTCGCCGGCTGGCTGGAGCGCGAGGTGTTCGACATGTACGGCGTCATCTTCGAGGGCAATGCCGACCTGCGCCGCATCCTGACGGACTATGGCTTCAAGGGCCATCCGCAGCGCAAGGACTTCCCGCTGACCGGCTATGTCGAGATGTGGTATTCCGAAGAGGACAAGCGCGTCGTCTACAAGCCGGTGAAGCTGGCGCAGGATTTCCGCAATTTCGACTTCATGTCGCCCTGGGAAGGCGCGCAATATGCGCTGCCGGGCGACGAGAAGGCCCCGCAGGCGCCCGGCGCGCCGACGCCTGTCGCGGCTCCGCTGCCCGCCGCCGGCGCCGCGCCCAAGGGAGAGCCCAAGGGCGATACGCCCAAGGTGACGGAAAAGACGGCCGAAACGGGCGCCGGCGAACCGGCCAACAAGGAAGCCGCCAAGCCGACCGAGGCGAAGCCGGTTCCTGAAGGCGCCAGGACAAGCGAAGGCGAGGCTGTGGTCGAGCCCGCGCACAACCCCGGTTCGGTAAAGGCCGACCAGGGCCAGGGTGCCGCCAAGCCCGAGGATAAGGCCTGA
- a CDS encoding NuoB/complex I 20 kDa subunit family protein: MGVELERPAPGTLLPAGTQPDQHFFDALNSEVSDKGFLVTSTEELFQWARTGSLWWMTFGLACCAVEMIHVNMPRYDMERFGAAPRASPRQSDVMIVAGTLCNKMAPALRKVYDQMSNPKYVISMGSCANGGGYYHYSYSVVRGCDRIVPVDIYVPGCPPTAEALLYGVMQLQRKIRRIGTVER, encoded by the coding sequence TTGGGAGTAGAACTTGAGCGGCCCGCGCCCGGCACCTTGCTGCCCGCGGGGACGCAGCCCGACCAGCATTTCTTCGACGCGCTGAACAGCGAGGTAAGCGACAAGGGCTTCCTGGTCACGTCGACCGAGGAACTGTTCCAGTGGGCGCGCACCGGATCGCTGTGGTGGATGACCTTCGGCCTCGCCTGCTGCGCGGTGGAGATGATCCACGTCAACATGCCCCGATACGACATGGAGCGTTTCGGCGCCGCGCCGCGCGCGTCCCCGCGCCAGTCGGACGTGATGATCGTCGCGGGAACGCTGTGCAACAAGATGGCTCCCGCGTTGCGCAAGGTTTACGACCAGATGTCCAATCCGAAATATGTGATTTCGATGGGAAGCTGCGCGAACGGCGGGGGCTATTATCACTACAGCTATTCGGTAGTGCGCGGCTGCGACCGGATCGTGCCGGTCGACATCTATGTGCCGGGTTGCCCGCCGACCGCCGAAGCCCTGCTTTACGGCGTGATGCAGTTGCAGCGGAAGATCCGCCGGATCGGGACGGTTGAGCGTTAA
- a CDS encoding NADH-quinone oxidoreductase subunit A: MVDLAEYLPILIFLGIALLLSSAFVFLPMLVGRLTGAHQPDPAKLSEYECGFPAFEEPRSQFDVRFYLVAILFIIFDLEAAFLYPWAVSLDQIGWAGWATMMIFIAELVLGLVYAWKKGALDWE, from the coding sequence TTGGTCGATCTAGCTGAATATCTGCCGATCCTGATATTTCTCGGGATCGCCCTGCTGCTTTCCAGCGCATTCGTGTTCCTGCCGATGCTGGTAGGCCGCCTGACCGGGGCTCATCAGCCCGACCCAGCCAAGCTCAGCGAATATGAATGCGGCTTTCCCGCGTTCGAGGAACCGCGCAGCCAGTTCGACGTGCGATTCTACCTCGTCGCGATCCTCTTCATCATCTTCGACCTGGAAGCGGCGTTCCTCTATCCCTGGGCGGTCAGCCTCGACCAGATCGGCTGGGCGGGCTGGGCGACGATGATGATCTTCATAGCGGAGCTGGTGCTCGGCCTCGTCTATGCGTGGAAGAAGGGAGCACTCGATTGGGAGTAG
- a CDS encoding inositol monophosphatase family protein, with protein sequence MVSHSGLLTVMERAARKAGSKLRRDFGEVEHLQVSRKGPADFVSKADQQAEKTLVEELQKARPDWGFLLEEGGEIAGDPSKPRWIIDPLDGTTNFLHGIPHFAISIAVEEPLYGGRREVTTGLIYQPVTDESYWAEKSRGAWRHDQRLRVSARRDLGDCVIATGVPFLGHGDFAQWTRIFGAVGPSVAGIRRFGAASLDLAHVASGRYDGFWESGLQPWDVAAGLLMVREAGGFVSDFRGGDQAIERREVIAGNDAIHSKLHKLVAGALR encoded by the coding sequence ATGGTATCGCACTCTGGCCTTCTGACCGTGATGGAACGCGCCGCGCGCAAGGCCGGCTCCAAGCTGCGCCGCGACTTCGGCGAGGTCGAGCATCTCCAGGTGTCGCGCAAGGGGCCGGCGGACTTCGTGTCCAAGGCCGACCAGCAGGCGGAAAAGACCCTGGTGGAGGAATTGCAGAAGGCGCGGCCCGACTGGGGTTTCCTGCTGGAGGAAGGCGGCGAGATCGCGGGCGATCCGAGCAAGCCGCGCTGGATCATCGATCCGCTGGACGGCACCACCAATTTCCTCCACGGCATCCCGCATTTCGCGATCTCCATCGCGGTGGAGGAGCCGCTCTACGGCGGCAGGCGGGAAGTGACGACCGGCCTCATCTACCAGCCCGTCACCGACGAAAGCTATTGGGCGGAAAAGAGCCGGGGGGCCTGGCGGCACGACCAGAGGCTGCGCGTGTCGGCGCGGCGCGACCTGGGCGATTGCGTGATCGCCACCGGCGTCCCCTTCCTGGGCCATGGCGATTTCGCGCAGTGGACGCGCATCTTCGGCGCGGTCGGTCCTTCGGTGGCGGGCATCCGCCGGTTCGGCGCGGCCTCGCTGGACCTCGCCCATGTCGCCTCCGGCCGTTATGACGGATTCTGGGAAAGCGGCTTGCAGCCCTGGGACGTGGCGGCGGGCCTGCTGATGGTGCGGGAGGCGGGCGGCTTCGTGTCCGATTTCCGCGGCGGCGACCAGGCGATCGAGCGCAGGGAAGTCATCGCGGGCAACGACGCCATCCACAGCAAATTACATAAGTTGGTGGCTGGAGCGCTGCGCTGA
- the efp gene encoding elongation factor P: MKISGVEIRPGNNIEYDGSLWRAVKIQHTQPGKGGAYMQVELKNLIDGRKNNVRFRSAETVERIRLDTKDFQYLYAEGDMLVFMDTETYEQINLAADLVGDAAAFLQDGMMVMLEMYEERPISVQLPETVEATVVEADAVVKGQTASASYKPAILDNGVRVMVPPHIVTGTRIVVDVYEREYVKRAD; the protein is encoded by the coding sequence ATGAAGATCAGCGGCGTCGAGATTCGTCCCGGCAACAACATCGAATATGACGGCAGCCTGTGGCGCGCCGTGAAGATCCAGCATACCCAGCCCGGCAAGGGCGGCGCCTATATGCAGGTGGAACTCAAGAACCTGATCGACGGGCGCAAGAACAACGTCCGTTTCCGGTCCGCCGAGACGGTAGAGCGCATCCGGCTCGACACCAAGGATTTCCAATATCTCTATGCGGAGGGCGACATGCTCGTCTTCATGGACACGGAAACCTATGAGCAGATCAATCTGGCCGCCGATCTGGTCGGCGATGCCGCCGCCTTCCTGCAGGACGGCATGATGGTCATGCTGGAAATGTATGAGGAACGCCCGATCAGCGTCCAGCTTCCCGAAACGGTCGAGGCGACCGTGGTCGAGGCCGACGCCGTGGTGAAGGGCCAGACCGCTTCGGCCAGCTACAAGCCCGCCATCCTCGACAATGGCGTGCGCGTCATGGTGCCGCCGCACATCGTCACCGGCACGCGCATCGTCGTCGACGTCTATGAGCGCGAATATGTGAAGCGCGCCGACTGA
- a CDS encoding M23 family metallopeptidase: MRARGWAGIGLAVLFCAGFLKFCVRIVPADAPVPMLPSRPAAADAGPLLIPVEGVPPTALSDTFAQARASGARPHDAIDIMAARGRAVLAAADGRIEKLFWSEEGGRTVYQRSSDGRRIYYYAHLDGYAPGLAEGQAVRRGQRIASVGSSGNADPAAPHLHFAVHEMAPGEAWHGGRPVNPYPLLARRR, encoded by the coding sequence ATGAGGGCGCGCGGTTGGGCCGGAATCGGTCTGGCCGTCCTGTTCTGCGCCGGCTTTCTGAAATTCTGCGTGCGGATCGTCCCCGCCGACGCGCCGGTTCCGATGCTTCCCTCGCGGCCCGCCGCTGCGGATGCGGGGCCTTTGCTGATCCCGGTGGAGGGGGTGCCGCCCACCGCGCTCAGCGACACTTTCGCCCAGGCGCGGGCGAGCGGGGCGAGGCCGCACGACGCCATCGACATCATGGCGGCGCGGGGCAGGGCGGTGCTGGCGGCGGCGGACGGGCGGATCGAAAAGCTGTTCTGGAGCGAGGAGGGCGGGCGGACCGTCTATCAGCGCTCCTCCGACGGGCGGCGCATCTATTATTATGCGCATCTGGACGGCTATGCGCCGGGTCTTGCGGAAGGGCAGGCGGTGCGGCGCGGACAGCGGATCGCCAGCGTCGGCAGCAGCGGCAATGCCGATCCGGCGGCGCCGCATCTGCACTTCGCGGTGCATGAGATGGCGCCGGGCGAAGCATGGCATGGGGGGCGGCCGGTCAATCCCTATCCCCTGCTGGCCAGGCGGCGATAG